A single Halarcobacter anaerophilus DNA region contains:
- a CDS encoding methyl-accepting chemotaxis protein, translated as MIKTVNIFDHAYAFIIDSYGMVLGHPNKDFLAKDLLDVTKNDRDYKKLIENAKNGKDTKFLKVSADDNLKSLFYSKPFDIQGTDKKWSFVMAAPEKEYLANANFIRNFSIIGSVIGLLIIAVIIFLIVKRLNHNLKSISTGLSSFFKYLNKEVTDTQKIDLNSNDEFGQMAKDINENIEKIKISIEEDNKLIADVKETVYRVGEGYLDKKITLNSSTDTLNELKNLFNNMLENLEKLVGKNINKISEVLSKYSQRDFTAKLDGSNSGKIGSELIELNKMMTQLLQDSQRDGTALRKSATELNSSVGTLNKNATEQAASLEETAASIDEITGNIKQTSEKAQEMLSVSNETKSSANEGKINANDTVKAMDEINDTVQNINEAISVIDQIAFQTNILSLNAAVEAATAGEAGKGFAVVAQEVRNLASRSAEAAKEIKDLVENATQRANNGKVTSSKMIEGFTQLEEKIEKTNELIDDVSNAAKEQTIGMSQIADAMNQLDRFTQENAAIADKTNTIANETNKIALDVVKNVEINNFDGKTTQNLSDIEYEEKPKTRSPEKRKSNTKKEFISKKSENEDEWESF; from the coding sequence ATGATAAAAACGGTCAATATCTTCGATCATGCCTATGCTTTTATAATAGACAGTTACGGGATGGTATTAGGGCATCCAAATAAAGATTTCCTTGCAAAAGATCTTTTAGACGTAACAAAAAATGATCGTGATTATAAAAAATTGATTGAAAATGCAAAAAACGGTAAAGATACCAAATTTCTAAAAGTTTCGGCAGATGATAATTTAAAATCTTTATTTTATTCTAAACCTTTTGATATACAAGGAACAGATAAAAAATGGTCTTTTGTTATGGCAGCCCCCGAAAAAGAGTATCTTGCAAATGCAAACTTTATTAGAAATTTTTCTATTATAGGATCTGTTATAGGATTATTGATTATTGCCGTAATAATTTTCTTGATTGTAAAAAGATTAAATCATAATTTAAAATCTATCTCAACTGGTTTATCTTCTTTCTTTAAATATTTAAATAAAGAAGTAACTGATACGCAAAAAATTGATCTTAATTCAAATGATGAATTCGGACAAATGGCAAAAGATATCAATGAAAATATTGAAAAGATCAAAATTAGTATTGAAGAAGACAATAAACTAATTGCAGATGTAAAAGAGACGGTATATAGAGTGGGAGAAGGATATTTAGATAAAAAAATTACCTTAAATAGTTCTACTGATACACTAAATGAGTTAAAAAATCTTTTTAATAATATGTTAGAAAACCTGGAAAAATTAGTAGGTAAAAATATAAATAAAATCAGTGAAGTATTAAGTAAATATTCACAAAGAGACTTCACTGCAAAATTAGATGGAAGCAATTCAGGAAAAATAGGTTCGGAACTTATTGAATTAAATAAAATGATGACTCAACTTTTACAAGACAGCCAAAGAGACGGAACAGCTTTAAGAAAAAGCGCAACTGAACTAAACAGCAGTGTGGGAACATTAAATAAAAATGCAACGGAACAAGCTGCATCTTTAGAAGAGACTGCTGCATCAATAGATGAAATCACGGGAAATATAAAACAAACAAGTGAAAAAGCCCAAGAGATGTTAAGTGTATCAAATGAGACAAAATCTTCTGCAAATGAAGGTAAAATAAATGCAAATGATACGGTTAAAGCAATGGATGAGATAAATGATACGGTACAAAATATAAATGAAGCAATTTCCGTAATCGACCAAATAGCCTTCCAAACAAATATTCTTTCACTAAATGCAGCAGTAGAAGCTGCAACGGCAGGAGAAGCAGGAAAAGGTTTTGCAGTAGTTGCCCAAGAAGTTAGAAATCTGGCAAGCAGAAGTGCCGAAGCCGCAAAAGAGATTAAAGATTTAGTTGAAAATGCTACGCAAAGAGCAAATAACGGTAAAGTAACCAGCAGTAAAATGATTGAAGGATTTACCCAATTAGAAGAGAAAATCGAAAAAACAAATGAATTAATTGATGATGTGTCAAATGCCGCAAAAGAGCAAACCATAGGTATGTCACAAATAGCAGATGCAATGAATCAACTAGATAGATTTACTCAAGAAAATGCTGCCATTGCAGATAAAACAAACACTATTGCAAATGAGACAAATAAAATTGCACTTGATGTTGTAAAAAATGTAGAGATAAACAATTTTGACGGAAAAACAACACAAAACTTAAGTGATATAGAATATGAAGAAAAACCTAAAACTAGATCACCGGAAAAAAGAAAAAGTAATACAAAAAAAGAGTTTATTTCTAAAAAAAGTGAAAATGAAGATGAATGGGAGAGCTTTTAA
- a CDS encoding DUF5718 family protein: protein MKKYNINLEELKDYLGFGVAGNFANHLGEAGEADEFSVIETKEKDAPKGLFPFYIPNHQSFLGNFPFSTEKINHNNIEQLQIEAEVALLCDFVFENGKLIDLKPKYFGAFNDCSNRIQNGNKLSTKKNWGDNSKGIAPDFIEIDSFNKEGILNKFHIASFVRRDGILKHYGTISAVNSYSYFFEQLKKWMIEKFNNQEETGPLEEINPLIKNLNNHKGILIAAGATAYTEFGKSNFLQKGDEIFVYVYNARFHSFEDIMKDISGADIHLSQCSKLHQIVE from the coding sequence ATGAAAAAATATAATATTAATCTTGAAGAGTTAAAAGATTATTTGGGTTTTGGTGTTGCAGGAAATTTTGCTAATCATTTAGGAGAAGCAGGAGAAGCAGATGAGTTTTCGGTGATTGAAACAAAAGAGAAAGATGCTCCAAAAGGATTATTTCCTTTTTATATTCCAAATCATCAATCATTTTTAGGGAATTTCCCTTTTAGTACGGAAAAGATAAATCATAACAATATAGAACAGCTACAAATAGAAGCAGAAGTTGCCCTACTTTGTGATTTTGTTTTTGAAAACGGTAAGTTAATAGATTTGAAACCGAAATATTTCGGTGCATTTAACGACTGCTCAAACAGAATCCAAAACGGTAATAAACTAAGTACTAAGAAAAACTGGGGAGATAACTCAAAAGGAATTGCGCCTGATTTTATAGAAATAGACAGTTTTAACAAAGAAGGGATACTAAATAAATTTCATATAGCTTCCTTTGTAAGAAGAGATGGAATTTTAAAACATTACGGAACAATCAGTGCCGTAAATTCATATTCATACTTTTTTGAACAATTAAAAAAATGGATGATTGAAAAATTTAACAATCAAGAAGAGACCGGACCTCTAGAAGAGATAAATCCTCTAATAAAAAATCTAAACAACCATAAAGGGATTTTAATAGCAGCAGGAGCAACAGCATATACGGAATTTGGGAAAAGTAACTTTTTACAAAAAGGTGATGAAATCTTTGTTTATGTTTATAATGCACGTTTCCACTCTTTTGAAGATATTATGAAAGATATATCTGGAGCAGATATTCATCTGTCCCAATGCAGTAAACTTCATCAAATAGTTGAATAA
- a CDS encoding HpcH/HpaI aldolase/citrate lyase family protein, whose protein sequence is MTHPNEALFESGKSLPIIPTCEHFAGSEKLIKKGFEMQKKLGPVFDITCDCEDGAETGKEVEHAQMIVRVVTSEENPYGMAGTRIHDFSHPDWRQDIDILVSGAGERLAYITLPKSTCYEDAKTQIEYIQETAKKAGISREIPIHVLIETHGALEDVEKIATLPWLQVLDFGLMDFVSGYQGAIPAINMRSPGQFEHRLIGAAKAKVCQAAIQNHVIPCHNVTLDLKNPYQTYKDAERARNEFGFMRMWSIYPTQVQAIVDAMKPDFTELESAQNILIKAQDAEWGPIQYDGELHDRATYRYFWELVQRAKFSGAKLLDETEKRFFA, encoded by the coding sequence ATGACACACCCTAATGAAGCACTATTTGAATCTGGAAAAAGTTTACCGATTATTCCAACTTGTGAGCACTTTGCAGGAAGTGAGAAACTTATTAAAAAAGGTTTCGAGATGCAAAAAAAGCTAGGACCTGTTTTTGATATTACTTGTGACTGCGAAGATGGAGCAGAAACAGGTAAAGAAGTAGAACATGCACAAATGATTGTTAGAGTTGTAACTAGCGAAGAGAATCCATACGGTATGGCAGGAACTAGAATCCATGATTTCTCACATCCTGATTGGAGACAAGATATTGATATTTTAGTATCAGGTGCAGGAGAAAGGTTAGCATATATCACACTACCTAAATCTACTTGTTATGAAGATGCAAAAACTCAAATTGAGTATATTCAAGAAACGGCAAAAAAAGCAGGTATTAGTAGAGAGATCCCTATTCATGTACTTATTGAAACTCACGGTGCATTGGAAGATGTAGAAAAAATTGCAACTCTACCTTGGCTGCAAGTATTAGATTTTGGACTTATGGACTTTGTATCAGGATATCAAGGAGCAATTCCTGCAATTAATATGAGAAGTCCGGGACAATTTGAACATAGATTAATAGGCGCTGCAAAAGCAAAAGTATGCCAAGCGGCAATTCAAAACCATGTAATCCCTTGCCACAATGTTACCTTAGATCTTAAAAATCCATATCAAACATATAAAGATGCGGAGAGAGCTAGAAATGAGTTTGGATTTATGAGAATGTGGTCTATTTACCCAACACAAGTTCAAGCAATCGTTGATGCTATGAAACCTGATTTTACAGAGCTTGAATCTGCTCAAAATATCTTAATCAAAGCTCAAGACGCAGAGTGGGGACCAATCCAATATGATGGAGAGTTACACGATAGAGCTACATACAGATACTTTTGGGAATTGGTTCAAAGAGCAAAATTCTCAGGAGCTAAATTATTAGATGAAACAGAAAAAAGATTTTTTGCTTAA
- a CDS encoding MaoC family dehydratase: protein MSKISTKINKGNFFEDFYMGQKIVHPLPRTISEGDVSLYIAFTGSRFALHSSNEVAKEFGYEKRPIDDVLMFHMTFGKSVQDISLNAIANLGYAEISFPTPVYVGDTVSMTSTVIGLKENSNGKSGVVYVHSIGVNQNNEEVLNFKRWVMVHKKDKKTLTGIKEVPTFSETTPILDEINIPKIECVDTNATGGEFFFEDYEKGERLNHPEGITIDDSDHTLATKLYQNNAKVHFNDHMMKSTPMGQRLMYGGIIISMARAISFNGLQNAQWIYAINSGSHCNPTYAGDTIYAYTEIIDTIDHKREDIGLLRLRTIAVKNQKSEEILNPKDEDGKYLKNVVLDLDYTVIIPKNKTKK from the coding sequence GTGTCAAAAATAAGCACCAAAATAAATAAAGGGAACTTTTTTGAAGACTTTTATATGGGTCAAAAAATAGTTCATCCTCTTCCTAGAACAATCAGTGAAGGAGATGTATCTTTATACATAGCTTTTACCGGTTCTAGATTTGCTCTTCACTCTTCAAATGAAGTTGCAAAAGAGTTTGGATATGAAAAAAGACCCATAGATGATGTTTTGATGTTCCATATGACATTTGGTAAATCTGTTCAAGACATATCATTAAATGCAATTGCAAACTTGGGATATGCAGAGATTAGTTTTCCTACTCCTGTATATGTTGGAGATACTGTTTCTATGACATCTACCGTAATTGGGTTAAAAGAGAACTCAAACGGTAAAAGCGGAGTTGTATATGTACACTCTATTGGGGTAAACCAAAACAATGAAGAGGTATTAAACTTTAAAAGATGGGTTATGGTTCACAAAAAAGACAAAAAAACTTTAACAGGTATTAAAGAAGTTCCGACTTTTAGTGAAACAACACCTATTTTAGATGAAATTAATATTCCTAAAATAGAGTGTGTTGATACGAATGCAACAGGCGGAGAATTTTTCTTTGAAGATTATGAAAAAGGTGAAAGACTAAATCACCCCGAAGGTATTACAATCGATGACAGTGACCATACTTTGGCAACAAAGTTATATCAAAACAATGCAAAAGTTCACTTCAACGACCATATGATGAAAAGTACACCAATGGGTCAAAGACTTATGTACGGTGGAATTATTATCTCTATGGCAAGGGCAATCTCTTTTAACGGCTTGCAAAATGCCCAATGGATATATGCAATAAACAGCGGAAGCCATTGTAATCCCACTTATGCGGGAGATACAATTTACGCTTATACTGAGATTATTGATACTATTGATCATAAAAGAGAGGATATTGGATTGTTAAGATTAAGAACTATTGCAGTTAAAAATCAAAAATCTGAAGAGATTTTGAATCCAAAAGACGAAGACGGTAAGTACTTAAAAAATGTTGTACTTGATTTAGATTACACAGTAATCATACCAAAAAATAAAACAAAAAAATAA
- a CDS encoding aldolase/citrate lyase family protein → MSTNLKIEVPEFLNIGVACTSSHLGTLKENNTAMIIEDDKLGTDEITYKELSEKSDQVCNFLISIGIKPRDRVLVCLKNSLAYPISFFGSIKAGIIAVPTSTLLSGSEVKYLAEDSQASAIVMSASMYENLVPYLENVDNLKTIIVAGTNSVEDYKKPKGINVYALNQILEDTDKTPNHYNSKAGEPAYLVYTSGTTGYPKGVLHSHRSLVGRTPATQYWFNFKENDRIMHSGKFNWTYVLGSALMDPLFNGHTVIAYEGANNASTWIDLIKKHKCTIFIGVPTIYRQIIQKTDFTIDDCPSLRYCMSAGEHLSDEMIGLWRDRFKQDIFEAIGMSECSYYISHSIYNPIRPGSAGFVQPGHIVKLLNPETLEEVGVEEEGMICIGEDDPGLFIEYWQLDEETAKAKHDGYFFTGDYAKKDKDGYIWFIGRKDDIINTFGFRVSPHEIERVVKTHPLVADCVAFGLEIEKDKTLVAIAVIGHKELTKEQEEEVLAYSQKNLAKYKAPKLIYALKDYPRTKNGKVLRKQLVKQLHEEYHAKETGEEIVEYKARRSMLFVPSYNEKYARKAKTVLADSVIFDLEAILEDQREPGRNIVKKVFSEFNGNFGESERVLRVNKLGTEDFKKDMELAKELDIDAILFALIETPEQVLEAEKALMEVNPNLTMMVMIETPLAILNSPEICRVSSKLEVVVVGSNKLANRLQIDIKRGSKAMFNYLARIALSAKAYGKTVIDGPHYDVHDEFACEDSTKDAFNLGFDGKALVHPVQIEYINDIFTPKQAEVLEYEEMINKYEEAEKEGKEVILYKDKLIDKCKIKWAKKMITLYETYKALGQNLFGK, encoded by the coding sequence ATGAGTACAAATCTAAAAATTGAAGTACCTGAATTTTTAAATATAGGTGTTGCTTGTACCTCTTCACATTTAGGAACTTTAAAAGAAAATAATACGGCAATGATTATTGAAGATGACAAATTGGGAACTGATGAAATCACATATAAAGAGTTATCGGAAAAATCAGACCAAGTTTGTAACTTCCTTATCTCAATAGGTATTAAACCAAGAGATAGAGTATTAGTTTGTCTAAAAAACTCTCTTGCTTACCCTATTTCGTTTTTTGGAAGTATAAAAGCAGGAATCATTGCAGTTCCTACATCAACACTGTTAAGCGGTTCAGAAGTTAAATATCTAGCAGAAGATTCACAAGCAAGTGCAATTGTGATGTCTGCATCTATGTATGAAAACCTAGTTCCTTATTTAGAAAATGTTGATAACCTAAAAACAATTATAGTTGCAGGAACCAATAGCGTTGAAGATTATAAAAAACCAAAAGGGATTAATGTTTACGCATTAAACCAAATCTTAGAAGATACGGATAAAACTCCAAACCACTATAACTCAAAAGCGGGAGAACCTGCATATTTGGTTTATACATCGGGAACAACAGGTTATCCAAAAGGTGTTTTACATTCACACAGATCACTTGTGGGAAGAACTCCTGCTACACAATATTGGTTTAATTTTAAAGAGAATGACAGAATTATGCATTCGGGAAAATTTAACTGGACTTATGTATTAGGTTCTGCTCTTATGGATCCATTATTTAATGGACACACCGTAATTGCATATGAAGGAGCGAATAATGCTTCAACATGGATAGATCTGATTAAAAAACATAAATGTACTATATTTATAGGAGTTCCGACTATTTATAGACAGATTATTCAAAAAACAGATTTTACGATTGATGACTGCCCAAGTCTTAGATATTGTATGAGTGCGGGAGAACATCTATCTGATGAGATGATTGGATTATGGAGAGATAGATTCAAACAAGATATTTTTGAAGCTATTGGTATGAGTGAATGTTCTTATTATATTTCTCACTCAATTTATAATCCTATTAGACCGGGATCTGCCGGATTTGTTCAACCCGGACATATAGTAAAACTTCTAAATCCCGAAACACTTGAAGAAGTAGGAGTTGAAGAAGAGGGAATGATTTGTATAGGAGAAGATGATCCTGGATTGTTTATAGAGTATTGGCAGTTAGATGAAGAGACTGCAAAAGCTAAACATGACGGATATTTTTTTACGGGAGATTACGCAAAAAAAGATAAAGACGGATATATCTGGTTTATAGGAAGAAAAGATGATATTATCAATACTTTTGGATTTAGAGTATCTCCACACGAAATTGAAAGAGTTGTAAAAACTCATCCTTTAGTTGCAGATTGTGTTGCTTTTGGTCTTGAAATAGAAAAAGATAAAACTTTGGTTGCTATTGCTGTAATCGGACATAAAGAGTTAACAAAAGAGCAAGAAGAGGAAGTGCTGGCATATTCACAAAAGAATTTAGCTAAATACAAAGCTCCAAAACTTATCTATGCTCTTAAAGATTATCCAAGAACAAAAAACGGTAAAGTTTTAAGAAAACAGTTGGTTAAACAGCTGCATGAAGAGTACCATGCAAAAGAGACGGGAGAGGAAATTGTTGAGTATAAAGCTAGAAGATCAATGCTTTTTGTTCCTTCATATAATGAAAAGTATGCAAGAAAAGCAAAAACAGTTTTAGCTGATTCGGTAATTTTTGATTTAGAAGCTATTTTGGAAGACCAAAGAGAACCGGGTCGAAATATCGTAAAAAAAGTATTCAGTGAATTCAATGGAAACTTTGGAGAATCAGAGAGAGTTTTAAGAGTAAATAAACTTGGAACAGAAGATTTTAAAAAAGATATGGAACTAGCAAAAGAACTTGATATAGATGCGATTTTATTTGCTCTAATCGAGACTCCAGAACAAGTTTTGGAAGCAGAAAAAGCATTAATGGAAGTAAACCCGAATCTAACTATGATGGTTATGATAGAGACTCCTCTTGCTATTTTGAACTCTCCTGAAATTTGCAGGGTTAGTTCTAAACTTGAAGTAGTTGTTGTAGGTTCAAACAAACTTGCAAACAGACTTCAAATAGATATAAAAAGAGGTTCAAAAGCTATGTTTAATTACCTTGCCAGAATTGCACTATCTGCAAAAGCATACGGTAAAACGGTTATTGACGGACCACATTATGATGTTCATGATGAATTTGCGTGCGAAGATTCGACAAAAGATGCCTTTAACCTAGGATTTGACGGTAAAGCTTTAGTTCATCCCGTGCAAATTGAGTATATAAACGATATTTTTACTCCAAAACAAGCAGAAGTTTTAGAGTATGAAGAGATGATAAATAAGTATGAAGAGGCTGAAAAAGAGGGTAAAGAGGTAATTTTATATAAAGATAAACTTATTGATAAATGTAAAATCAAATGGGCTAAAAAGATGATTACCCTTTACGAAACATATAAAGCTTTAGGTCAAAACCTATTTGGTAAATAA
- a CDS encoding HpcH/HpaI aldolase/citrate lyase family protein, with product MNSSFIDLSKLTANDDLKPVLGGKWPGIQIYYPPIKFNPLDGTYETMEQAKYRLQKHAYKTKAHTVLFDLEDGCRMKDMSRKLLIEELPKFPERDFQIAIRINPFRTHEYDEDLKMIKKVHKYIDAIVLAKAGEVYGDAEIRDLSSWLVSIGSNLQIQPIIEHPKSLQIADKLMSHSTVQHVVFGIHDFSKAMAYKITAEGWIEELKTFFNMLTMQARIKGKGVIGGVEVLLTPNSLPDSCVEKKEIRRWLDLHGDDASRHVYAHAQTETAMGLTGKQVITPNHINICKVAFTPSPKEIAKDVSILKAAIEADALLSGAIRYNGEMLDPPMFGKSLQNILRAYALNSLKEEDKLFALEVLKRMPLHTFKENWPYGQI from the coding sequence ATGAATTCATCTTTTATAGATTTATCAAAATTAACCGCTAACGATGACTTAAAACCGGTACTTGGAGGTAAATGGCCAGGTATTCAGATTTATTATCCGCCAATTAAGTTTAACCCTTTGGACGGTACTTATGAAACTATGGAACAGGCAAAATACAGATTACAAAAACATGCCTATAAAACAAAAGCTCATACTGTGCTATTCGACCTTGAAGACGGTTGTAGAATGAAAGATATGAGTAGGAAACTTTTAATTGAAGAGTTACCTAAGTTTCCCGAAAGAGATTTTCAAATTGCAATTAGAATAAACCCTTTTAGAACACATGAATATGATGAAGATCTTAAAATGATTAAAAAAGTTCATAAATATATTGATGCAATAGTTTTAGCAAAAGCAGGAGAAGTTTACGGAGATGCCGAAATTAGAGATCTCTCTTCATGGTTAGTCTCTATTGGAAGTAATTTACAAATTCAACCGATTATTGAACATCCGAAATCTTTGCAAATTGCAGATAAGCTGATGAGTCACTCAACAGTACAGCATGTTGTATTCGGTATTCACGATTTTTCAAAAGCAATGGCTTATAAAATTACTGCCGAGGGTTGGATTGAAGAGTTAAAAACATTTTTTAATATGCTTACAATGCAAGCAAGAATCAAAGGGAAAGGTGTAATAGGAGGAGTTGAAGTTTTATTGACTCCAAATTCACTTCCTGACTCTTGTGTCGAAAAAAAAGAGATTAGAAGATGGCTGGACTTGCATGGAGACGATGCTTCAAGACATGTTTATGCTCATGCTCAGACAGAAACAGCAATGGGACTTACAGGAAAACAAGTAATTACTCCAAATCATATAAATATTTGTAAAGTTGCTTTTACTCCAAGTCCAAAAGAGATTGCAAAAGATGTATCTATTTTAAAAGCCGCAATTGAAGCAGATGCTCTTCTAAGCGGAGCAATAAGATATAACGGAGAGATGTTAGATCCTCCTATGTTCGGTAAATCTTTACAAAATATTTTAAGAGCTTATGCTCTAAACAGTTTAAAAGAAGAGGATAAATTATTTGCACTTGAAGTATTAAAAAGAATGCCTCTTCATACATTTAAAGAAAACTGGCCTTACGGTCAAATATAA
- a CDS encoding IclR family transcriptional regulator, with product MQPSKNKSFTKGLQVLKEIMSCNKPITANVLCQKLNIDKSTMSRLVTTLMNEDFIEYKGDSKEIILSDILRKIVYKDDREKIVEKTSALLDEIFYLTDEASYIGILDNNATLYLNQVDKSNRVIKTRDSIGFHSPLHSNAFGKILIAFSNQVDINSLKLTKFTSNTVTSITKLQKEIEKIKETGYAIGNEEHEFGLKSIAAPYFNKKNEFVGAVGISGLSVRLDEEKLHKYGEEILKLSNAYHK from the coding sequence GTGCAACCAAGTAAAAATAAATCCTTTACCAAAGGACTTCAAGTACTAAAAGAGATAATGAGTTGTAATAAACCTATTACGGCAAATGTTCTTTGTCAAAAACTAAATATAGATAAAAGTACAATGTCAAGACTTGTAACCACTCTTATGAATGAAGATTTTATAGAGTATAAAGGCGATTCAAAAGAGATTATTTTAAGTGATATTCTTAGAAAAATCGTTTATAAAGATGATAGAGAAAAAATTGTAGAAAAAACAAGTGCTTTATTGGATGAAATCTTCTATTTAACGGATGAAGCTTCATATATAGGAATTTTGGATAATAATGCAACTTTGTATTTAAACCAAGTGGATAAATCAAACAGAGTTATTAAAACAAGGGATTCTATAGGTTTTCATTCTCCTTTGCACTCAAATGCTTTCGGTAAAATTTTAATAGCTTTTAGCAATCAAGTTGATATAAACTCTTTAAAACTTACAAAATTTACTTCAAATACGGTTACAAGTATAACAAAACTTCAAAAAGAGATTGAGAAGATAAAAGAGACAGGTTATGCAATAGGAAACGAAGAACATGAATTCGGACTTAAATCAATAGCCGCACCGTACTTTAACAAAAAAAATGAATTTGTGGGAGCTGTAGGCATTTCAGGTCTATCCGTAAGGCTTGATGAGGAAAAACTTCATAAATACGGCGAAGAGATTTTAAAACTCTCTAACGCTTATCATAAATAG
- the lipA gene encoding lipoyl synthase — protein MSTALNETEKKVNFKKPQWLRKKLVPTAQKEMEALLGEHKLYTICQEAKCPNISECFSKKNATFLILGNICTRRCTYCNVHTGKPTEVDLAEIEGVTTSVLKLGLKFVVITSPARDDLKDGGAEQFYRVTKNILKKSPGTQVEILIPDFKAREESLERVVQSGAVIIGHNVETVPSLYHIRRNASYERSLQVLKRLKELGGEKVKTKSALMVGLGEKEEEMVQVFKDLLEVGCKFLSIGQYLAPSGDYEKVKEFVKPEQFERYKKIALDMGFEFVHSTPYARSSYMAHEYLANQK, from the coding sequence ATGAGTACAGCACTAAATGAAACAGAAAAAAAAGTAAATTTCAAAAAACCTCAATGGCTTAGAAAAAAACTTGTTCCAACCGCACAAAAAGAGATGGAAGCTCTACTTGGAGAACATAAATTATATACTATCTGCCAAGAAGCAAAATGTCCTAATATAAGTGAATGTTTTTCTAAAAAAAATGCAACTTTTTTGATTTTGGGAAATATCTGTACTAGAAGATGTACTTATTGTAATGTGCATACGGGAAAACCTACAGAAGTTGATTTAGCCGAAATTGAAGGAGTTACAACCTCTGTATTAAAACTAGGGCTTAAATTTGTAGTTATTACAAGTCCTGCAAGAGATGATTTAAAAGACGGCGGAGCTGAACAGTTTTATAGAGTTACAAAAAATATTTTAAAAAAATCTCCTGGAACTCAAGTTGAAATTTTAATACCTGATTTTAAAGCAAGAGAAGAGTCTTTAGAAAGAGTAGTACAAAGCGGTGCGGTAATTATCGGACACAATGTTGAAACAGTACCCTCTTTATATCATATTAGAAGAAATGCTTCATATGAAAGAAGTTTGCAAGTTCTAAAAAGATTAAAAGAGCTTGGAGGAGAAAAAGTAAAAACAAAATCTGCACTTATGGTAGGTCTTGGAGAAAAAGAAGAGGAAATGGTACAGGTATTTAAAGATTTGCTGGAAGTAGGATGCAAATTTTTAAGTATAGGGCAATATCTTGCACCTTCGGGAGATTATGAAAAGGTAAAAGAGTTTGTAAAACCTGAACAGTTTGAAAGATACAAAAAAATTGCCCTTGATATGGGATTTGAATTTGTACACTCTACTCCTTATGCAAGAAGTTCATATATGGCACATGAATATCTGGCAAATCAAAAATAA
- a CDS encoding lipoate--protein ligase family protein has protein sequence MINQKSKFRVILSDKNSSKKNMAIDESLLLCYEKNDLPILRLYLWDSNSVTIGISQKVEEYDFENIAKRITGGGVLFHGQDISYSLVIPVELLSGFNIKESYEKICEFLLNFYKKLGLNVCYAKDNETVKLFKSEYCQVGFEAYDILIDGQKIGGNAQRRTKKAIFQHGSIPITSVEKSNTFSDKIGISLEDIGKEITFNEAKDYLIESFENSFNVELIFSQLTKEEETLVNRLLKEKYEYSTK, from the coding sequence TTGATAAATCAAAAAAGTAAATTTAGAGTAATTCTATCAGACAAGAACTCTTCCAAAAAGAATATGGCAATTGATGAATCTTTACTTCTTTGTTATGAAAAAAATGATTTGCCCATATTAAGATTATATTTATGGGATAGTAACAGCGTAACTATAGGCATTTCTCAAAAAGTTGAAGAGTATGACTTTGAGAATATCGCAAAAAGGATTACAGGAGGAGGAGTTCTTTTTCATGGACAAGATATCTCTTACTCTTTAGTTATTCCAGTTGAGCTTTTAAGTGGATTTAATATAAAAGAATCTTATGAAAAGATATGTGAGTTCTTACTTAATTTTTATAAAAAATTAGGATTAAATGTTTGTTATGCAAAAGATAATGAAACTGTTAAATTATTTAAAAGTGAGTATTGCCAAGTAGGTTTTGAAGCCTACGACATTTTGATTGACGGTCAAAAAATCGGGGGAAATGCACAAAGAAGAACAAAAAAAGCAATTTTCCAACACGGTTCGATTCCAATAACAAGTGTAGAAAAAAGTAACACTTTTTCAGACAAAATCGGTATTTCATTGGAAGATATAGGAAAAGAAATTACATTTAATGAAGCAAAAGATTATCTGATTGAATCTTTCGAAAACAGTTTTAATGTAGAGTTGATTTTTTCTCAATTAACAAAAGAAGAAGAGACTCTTGTAAATAGATTATTAAAGGAAAAATATGAGTACAGCACTAAATGA